In Tursiops truncatus isolate mTurTru1 chromosome 9, mTurTru1.mat.Y, whole genome shotgun sequence, a single genomic region encodes these proteins:
- the ZBED10 gene encoding putative protein ZBED10P — protein sequence MEVREASAAQAAFSLVLPQLCYLHVFLAQVRGRFEERSTGEMGAAVRLAEGLALQLSTDHQLPELFHREEFVLATLLDPTSRAG from the coding sequence ATGGAGGTCCGGGAGGCGAGCGCCGCGCAGGCCGCCTTCAGCCTGGTGCTGCCCCAGCTGTGCTACCTGCACGTCTTCCTGGCGCAGGTTCGGGGGCGCTTTGAGGAGCGGAGCACCGGGGAGATGGGCGCGGCCGTGCGGCTGGCCGAGGGCCTGGCCCTGCAGCTCTCCACAGACCACCAGCTCCCTGAGCTCTTCCACCGTGAGGAGTTCGTGCTGGCGACCCTGCTGGACCCCACTTCAAGGGCAGGATAG